AAAGCGCGGAGCGCTTGCCCTCTTTCCTTTTGTGGCCGCTGGATGCAGAATTCAGGTGAATTGGGTTTCTTGATTTCGCGCAGGCTTCAGGGAAATGCAATTCCCGACGCTTGGAATGCGAATTACCCCCACCGGTTTTCGGTGGGGGTAATTCGTCGGGTTTGTCGGTCAAATGGTGGCGATGAGAAGGGCCGCGATTCCGAGCCAAAGGATGTGCCAACTCTGGTCCAGCGAGTAGGCGCCTGTCCCCAGGGTGGGCGCGTATGCGCCCTCGGCGGTAACGGGGTGTGCGGGGTGGGTCGGGGTGCCGAGGCTGTAGAACTCGGCCTTCCCGCAGGCCTGGGCGAGGCGTGCGAGTGTCGTCCGTCGGTCTGCCCACCAATGGGATCCGGCGTCCAGGCCGAGGCCGATGAGGAGTCCCGTGGCGGTGACGGGCAGGTCAAGCAGGAACACGACCGGGGCCAGCATGACGGC
The Streptomyces sp. NBC_01426 DNA segment above includes these coding regions:
- a CDS encoding transcriptional regulator, whose protein sequence is MHATAAVVFATVFIALYVAHSVGDHWVQSSCQAATKGRPGWVGRAACTRHVLSLTLTKAVMLAPVVFLLDLPVTATGLLIGLGLDAGSHWWADRRTTLARLAQACGKAEFYSLGTPTHPAHPVTAEGAYAPTLGTGAYSLDQSWHILWLGIAALLIATI